A section of the Callithrix jacchus isolate 240 chromosome 14, calJac240_pri, whole genome shotgun sequence genome encodes:
- the FER1L5 gene encoding fer-1-like protein 5 isoform X18: MCARLGPITVAKEAGQADWPGRSANSVVITVPAQACGYRRGLGAQRFSGVEASECIPDSVRDGLAYRGRVFLELITEIKFHQDSTIKDLSHEVTRIEKHQNRQKYGLCVIFLSCTMMPNFKDLIQFEVSIGHYGNKMDLNYKPLVSSTQYSPVIHDGNIYHYVPWYDTKPVVAVTSNWEDISFRMNCLNLLHFTRDRLKVNLDTLKSIRNPKDPALLHQWEKLLRELAEDCKHPLPCMTNQPKATSLDRKRWQLRSLLLQELAQKAKQAKPRDMVATGEDWLYRLNAVLPEPQMGLPDVMIWLVAEEQRVAYAQVPAHSVLFSPEGDLHSGRLCGKIQTLFLQYPEGEGQKDVLPAHLRVCMWLGNVTDSKDLQLLRQGDTAVYAEMYENQAKHKDQWGQQGLYHCPNFSDVMGNKTLPMTDFQPPLGWHWQDSWTVDPQRRLLLDIDINKSQVLEEVYENQARDARGTWGPATIPNTDVNGQPMEARENVKCPKGWHFKKDWAVELNHAVDSKGWEYGMEIPSLGQRQVWSPVEKTYHSCRRRRWARVRFRNHGELSHEQETLSFLKLGLAKGEEEGWEYGTFGSTFHLNPQPQSKFRRRCWRRRLAPNKDKGIAPIFLLEGSLAMDVKYTGKEEDSKTWPLRLDRQFRDPLRQDTQPPNMPFIYCTFNKPHYYQLFCYIYQARNLVSNQILTFQGPFIRVVFLNHSQCTQTLRSSAGPTWAQTLIFQHLLLYENPQDTKESPPLVVLELWQHDSWGKESLWGRSMWPPVVWLDLQDRILPPMRWHPLVKELGKEEGEILASCELILETELREKQLPILSVPWKNGAYTLPKNIQPKIKRMAIEILAWGLRNMKKASSPHLLVEFGEESLKTEPIRDFQTNPNFPESVLVLTVLMPTEEAYTLPLVVKVVDNWAFGQQSVTGQANIDFLQPYFCDPWAQDYMHPKLPTLSEKHQDFLGYLYEKFWFKSSKAEDEYEHEVDWWSKLFWATDEHKSPEYEYKDYHTLKVYDCELEAVPAFQGLQDFCQTFKLYQEQPKLDSPVVGEFKGLFRIYPFPENPEAPKPPLQFLVWPEREDFPQPCLVRVYVVRAINLQPQDYNGLCDPYVILKLGKTELGNRDTYQPNTLDPIFGTMFELTCNIPLEKDLEIQLYDFDLFSPDDKIGTTVIDLENRLLSGFGAHCGLSKSYCQSGPFRWRDQMPPSYLLKRYAKRKGLPPPLFSPEEDAVFYNGKKFKLQSFEPQTPTVHGLGPKKERLALYLLHTQGLVPEHVETRTLYSDSQPGIDQGKVQMWVDIFPKKLGPPGPQVNIKPRKPKRYELRCIIWKTANVDLVDDNLSREKTSDIYIKGWLYGLEKDMQKTDIHYYSLTGEADFNWRFIFTMDYLATERMCVQSQKDYIWSLDATSMKFPARLIIQVWDNDTFSPDDFLGVLELDLSDMPLPARHAKQCSIRMMDANPKWPYNLQYEHFSLFKKKTVTGWWPCQVLDGGKWRLSGKVKMTLEILSEKEALIKPAGRGQSEPNQYPTLHPPLRTNTSFMWLRSPVQYFCYIFWKRYRFKFLAFMVILIIALMLFNFIYSAPHYLAMNLIKPHLQLSPPIKIFNIITSVNNASSSILPTQDPNLKPTIDHEWKLHPGPRNHLSDIFPELPAPQD, encoded by the exons ATGTGTGCTCGCCTTGGACCAATCACTGTTGCCAAGGAGGCAGGGCAGGCTGATTGGCCAGGCCGGAGCGCAAACTCAGTGGTTATCACAGTTCCTGCCCAGGCTTGCGGGTACAGAAGAGGGCTCGGTGCCCAGAGGTTTTCTGGCGTGGAGGCATCTGAG TGTATTCCTGACTCTGTTAGGGATGGTTTAGCTTATCGAGGCCGAGTCTTCCTGGAGTTAATCACCGAAATCAAGTTCCATCAAGACTCCACGATAAAGGATCTCTCCCATGAAGTGACCAGGATAGAG AAGCACCAGAACCGCCAGAAGTATGGGCTGTGTGTCATCTTCCTCTCCTGTACCATGATGCCCAACTTTAAAGACCTGATCCAATTCGAGGTCAGCATCGGTCACTATGGGAACAAGATGGACCTGAATTACAAGCCTCTAGTCTCAAGCACACAGTACAGCCCAGTGATACATGATG GGAACATTTACCATTATGTGCCCTGGTATGACACCAAGCCTGTCGTGGCTGTGACCTCCAACTGGGAGGACATCAGCTTCCGAATGAACTGCCTTAACCTCCTCCACTTCACTCGGGACCGCCTG AAAGTCAACCTGGACACCCTGAAATCCATTCGGAATCCAAAGGACCCAGCTTTGCTCCACCAGTGGGAGAAACTGCTGAGGGAGCTGGCGGAGGACTGCAA GCACCCTCTGCCCTGCATGACCAATCAGCCCAAAGCCACCAGTCTGGACAGGAAGAGGTGGCAGCTCCGCAGCCTCCTCCTGCAGGAACTGGCCCAAAAGGCCAAGCAAGCCAAGCCCAGGGACATGGTGGCCACAGGGGAGGACTGGCTGTATCGCCTCAACGCTGTGCTCCCCGAG CCCCAGATGGGCCTCCCTGACGTGATGATCTGGCTGGTGGCCGAGGAGCAGCGAGTGGCCTATGCACAGGTGCCCGCCCACTCCGTCCTCTTCTCCCCAGAAGGGGATCTGCACTCCGGCAGGCTCTGTGGGAAGATACAGACACTTTTCCTACAG TACCCAGAGGGTGAAGGACAGAAGGATGTGCTCCCAGCCCACCTCCGGGTCTGCATGTGGCTTGGCAATGTCACAGACAGCAAGGACCTGCAGTTGCTCCGCCAAGGTGACACAGCAGTGTATGCCGAGATG TATGAGAATCAAGCCAAGCATAAAGACCAGTGGGGGCAGCAGGGGCTATATCACTGCCCCAACTTCTCGGATGTCATGGGAAACAAGACCCTCCCGATGACCGATTTCCAGCCACCCCTGGGATGGCACTGGCAGGACAGCTGGACAGTGGACCCTCAGAGGAG ACTCCTCCTGGACATAGACATCAACAAGAGCCAGGTGTTGGAAGAGGTATATGAGAACCAGGCCCGAGATGCCAGAGGCACCTGGGGGCCTGCCACCATCCCAAACACAGACGTG AATGGACAGCCCATGGAGGCCCGGGAAAACGTGAAGTGCCCCAAAGGCTGGCACTTTAAGAAGGACTGGGCAGTGGAGCTGAACCACGCAGTGGACAGTAAGG GTTGGGAGTATGGAATGGAGATCCCATCCTTGGGCCAGCGCCAGGTCTGGAGCCCGGTAGAGAAGACCTACCACTCATGCCGCCGACGGCGCTGGGCACGTGTGCGCTTCCGGAACCATGGGGAGCTGAGCCATGAGCAGGAGACCCTCTCCTTCCTGAAGCTG GGCCTGGCCAAGGGTGAGGAGGAGGGCTGGGAGTACGGCACCTTCGGCTCCACGTTCCACCTCAACCCTCAGCCCCAGAGCAAGTTCCGCCGTCGCTGCTGGCGCCGCAGGCTGGCCCCTAACAAGGACAAGGGCATCGCGCCCATATTCCTCCTGGAGGGGTCCTTG GCTATGGATGTGAAATATACTGGGAAGGAAGAGGACAGCAAGACATGGCCATTGCGTCTGGACAGACAGTTCAGGGACCCCCTGAGGCAGGACACCCAGCCCCCCAACATGCCCTTCATCTACTGCACCTTCAATA AGCCCCACTACTATCAGCTCTTCTGCTATATCTACCAGGCCCGGAACCTGGTGTCCAACCAGATCCTGACATTCCAAG GGCCCTTCATTCGAGTGGTCTTCCTGAATCATAGCCAGTGTACCCAAACCCTAAGAAGCTCTGCAGGCCCCACATGGGCCCAGACACTCATCTTCCAGCACCTCCTTCTGTACGAAAACCCACAGGACACCAAAGAGAGCCCACCACTTGTGGTGCTGGAGCTGTGGCAGCACGACTCCTGG GGCAAGGAGAGCTTGTGGGGACGGAGCATGTGGCCCCCGGTCGTCTGGCTGGATCTCCAGGACCGGATCCTGCCCCCCATGAGGTGGCACCCCCTTGTAAAGGAGTTGGGGAAGGAAGAGGGCGAGATCTTGGCATCTTGTGAGCTGATCCTTGAGACTGAG CTCAGAGAGAAGCAGCTGCCGATCTTAAGTGTTCCCTGGAAGAACGGGGCATACACACTCCCCAAGAACATCCAGCCCAAGATAAAGAGGATGGCCATTGAG ATCCTGGCCTGGGGCCTTCGGAACATGAAGAAGGCGAGCTCCCCTCATCTCCTGGTGGAATTCGGGGAAGAGTCCCTGAAGACAGAACCCATCAGGGACTTTCAGACCAACCCCAACTTCCCTGAGTCGGTCCTAGTCCTCACAGTG CTCATGCCAACAGAGGAGGCTTACACACTGCCCCTCGTGGTGAAGGTGGTGGACAACTGGGCCTTTGGCCAGCAGTCCGTGACGGGCCAGGCCAACATCGACTTCCTCCAGCCCTACTTCTGTGACCCCTGGGCTCAGGACTACATGCACCCAAAGCTTCCAA CACTGTCTGAGAAGCACCAGGAC TTCCTAGGCTACCTCTACGAAAAGTTCTGGTTCAAGTCCAGTAAAGCAGAG GATGAGTATGAGCACGAGGTGGACTGGTGGAGCAAGCTGTTCTGGGCCACAGATGAGCACAAGTCCCCAGAGTACGAGTACAAAGACTACCACACCCTCAAG GTGTATGACTGTGAGCTGGAGGCTGTGCCAGCCTTCCAGGGCCTGCAGGACTTCTGCCAGACCTTCAAACTCTACCAGGAGCAGCCCAAGTTGGACAGCCCCGTGGTAGGGGAGTTCAAG GGCCTTTTCCGCATCTACCCCTTTCCTGAGAATCCGGAAGCCCCGAAGCCCCCGCTCCAGTTCTTGGTTTGGCCAGAGAGAGAGGACTTCCCCCAGCCGTGCTTGGTGCGGGTGTACGTGGTGCGAGCCATCAACCTGCAGCCCCAGGACTACAATGGCCTG TGTGACCCTTATGTGATCCTGAAACTGGGGAAGACAGAGCTTGGCAACCGGGACACGTACCAGCCCAACACTCTGGATCCCATCTTTGGCAC GATGTTTGAGCTCACCTGCAACATCCCCCTGGAAAAAGACCTAGAGATCCAGCTCTATGACTTCGACCTGTTTTCACCTGATGATAAGATAGGAACCACAGTCATCGACCTCGAAAACCGACTCCTGTCTGGCTTTGGAGCTCATTGTGGGCTCTCCAAATCCTACTGCCA GTCAGGGCCCTTTAGATGGCGGGATCAGATGCCCCCAAGCTACCTCCTAAAACGCTATGCCAAGAGGAAAGGGCTGCCTCCACCTCTGTTTAGTCCTGAGGAAGatgctgttttctataatgggaaaaaattcaaGCTGCAAAGCTTTG AGCCCCAAACCCCTACTGTTCATGGTTTGGGACCCAAGAAGGAACGCCTTGCACTGTACCTCCTGCACACTCAGGGGCTGGTACCTGAGCACGTGGAGACCCGCACGCTGTACAGTGACAGCCAGCCAGGCATTGACCAG GGAAAGGTGCAAATGTGGGTGGACATCTTCCCCAAGAAGCTGGGGCCTCCTGGCCCCCAAGTCAACATCAAGCCCAGAAAGCCTAAACG GTATGAGCTACGCTGCATCATCTGGAAGACTGCCAATGTGGACCTGGTGGATGACAATTTAAGTAGAGAGAAGACGAGTGACATCTACATCAAAGG GTGGTTATATGGGCTGGAGAAGGACATGCAGAAGACAGATATCCACTACTACTCGCTAACTGGGGAGGCCGACTTCAACTGGCGGTTCATCTTTACTATGGACTACCTGGCGACAGAGCGCATGTGCGTCCAGAGCCAGAAG GATTACATATGGAGCCTGGATGCCACGTCAATGAAGTTCCCAGCCCGACTCATCATCCAGGTCTGGGACAATGACACCTTCTCCCCCGACGACTTCCTAG GGGTCCTGGAACTGGATTTGTCTGACATGCCCCTCCCGGCTCGGCACGCCAAGCAGTGCTCCATCAGGATGATGGACGCTAACCCCAAGTGGCCCTATAACCTCCAATATGAGCACTTCTCCCTCTTTAAGAAGAAAACTGTGACTGGCTGGTGGCCTTGCCAGGTCCTCGATGGTGGCAAATGGCGCTTGTCG GGCAAAGTGAAGATGACCCTGGAGATTCTGTCAGAGAAGGAAGCCTTAATTAAGCCAGCCGGGCGAGGCCAGTCGGAACCCAACCAGTACCCCACACTTCATCCTCCTCT ACGCACCAACACCTCTTTCATGTGGCTGCGATCACCGGTTCAATATTTCTGCTATATTTTCTGGAAACGGTATCGCTTCAAATTCTTAGCCTTTATGGTCATATTGATTATAGCACTTATGCTGTTCAACTTTATCTATTCGGCTCCG CACTATTTGGCCATGAACTTGATCAAACCTCACCTTCAGCTGTCTCCTCccattaaaatattcaatatcatCACTTCAGTAAACAATGCCAGCTCTTCCATCCTTCCCACCCAGGATCCAAACCTAAAGCCTACAATAGACCATGAATGGAAACTCCACCCAGGACCCAGGAATCACCTGAGTGACATTTTCCCAGAACTTCCAGCCCCACAGGACTAA